The Chryseobacterium indicum genome includes a window with the following:
- the gyrA gene encoding DNA gyrase subunit A produces the protein MQKEGERLIPINIVDEMKSSYIDYSMSVIVSRALPDVRDGLKPVHRRVLYGMYGLGVFSNRKYLKSARIVGDVLGKYHPHGDSSVYDAMVRMAQDWSLRYPQVDGQGNFGSMDGDPPAAMRYTEARLKKISDEVLSDLDKETVDFQNNFDDSLQEPTVLPSKIPNLLVNGTSGIAVGMATNMAPHNLSEAVDAICAYIDNREISIDELMQHIIAPDFPTGGIIYGYDGVRDAFHTGRGRVVLRAKVAFEEIGNRNAIIVNEVPYQVNKAEMIARTAELVKEEKIPGIYEIRDESDRRGLRIVYELKNDAIPNVVLNLLYKYTALQTSFSVNNIALVHGRPEQLNLKDIIHHFVEHRHEVIVRRTQFELRKAKERAHILEGFMKVIGSQDSLDKAISIIRHSANPQAAKEGLIEAFELSEIQAQAILDLRLARLTGMELDKIRDEYDAIMKEIADLEDILANEPRRFQIIKDELIEVKEKYGDERRTEIDYSGGEMSIEDIIPNESVVLTISHAGYIKRTSLSEYKIQSRGGVGNKAATTRDADFLEYIVSATNHQYMLFFTEKGRCYWLRVFEIPEGSKTAKGRAVQNLINIEPDDKIKAYIRTNNLKDSEYVNQMSVVMVTKNGTIKKTSLEAYSRPRVNGVNAIEIRDNDQLLGAYLTNGTSQIMIATKNGKCIRFPEEKVREVGRGSIGVRGIAMDEDDEAIGMIVVNDVEKETVLVVSEKGYGKRTAVEDYRITNRGGKGVITLNITEKTGNLIAIQNVTDEDGLMIINKSGVAIRMGMDEMRVMGRNTQGVRLINLKKNDEIAAIAKVEMDKDVEDDSEENEEGAVGSLFDNQENNTETPQAENENPAEGNENSESEE, from the coding sequence ATGCAAAAAGAAGGAGAAAGACTGATTCCTATCAACATTGTTGATGAAATGAAGTCATCTTATATCGATTATTCGATGTCGGTTATCGTTTCCAGAGCGTTGCCGGATGTAAGAGATGGCTTGAAACCCGTTCATAGAAGAGTACTTTACGGTATGTATGGATTAGGGGTTTTTTCTAATCGAAAGTATTTAAAATCTGCGAGAATTGTTGGAGACGTTTTAGGTAAATATCACCCGCACGGAGACTCCTCTGTATACGATGCAATGGTAAGAATGGCTCAGGACTGGAGCTTGCGTTATCCGCAGGTAGACGGACAGGGGAACTTCGGTTCCATGGACGGAGATCCGCCTGCAGCAATGCGTTACACCGAGGCAAGATTGAAAAAAATCTCTGATGAGGTTCTTTCGGATCTGGATAAGGAAACGGTAGATTTTCAGAATAACTTCGACGACAGTTTACAGGAACCGACGGTTTTACCTTCAAAAATTCCGAATCTTTTAGTCAACGGAACTTCCGGTATCGCAGTAGGAATGGCTACGAATATGGCTCCGCACAATTTATCGGAAGCTGTAGATGCAATCTGCGCTTATATCGACAACAGAGAAATCTCAATTGACGAATTAATGCAGCACATTATTGCTCCGGATTTTCCTACAGGGGGAATTATCTACGGATACGACGGCGTAAGAGATGCGTTCCATACAGGCCGCGGAAGAGTAGTTCTGAGAGCAAAAGTAGCTTTTGAAGAAATCGGAAACAGAAATGCAATCATTGTAAACGAAGTGCCTTATCAGGTAAACAAAGCGGAGATGATTGCAAGAACTGCGGAACTGGTAAAAGAAGAAAAAATTCCGGGAATTTACGAAATCAGAGACGAATCGGACAGAAGAGGACTTCGTATTGTTTATGAGCTTAAAAATGATGCGATCCCGAATGTTGTTCTGAACTTACTTTATAAATATACAGCGCTTCAAACCTCTTTCAGTGTAAACAATATTGCATTGGTTCACGGAAGACCGGAGCAGCTTAACTTAAAAGACATCATTCATCATTTCGTAGAGCACAGACATGAAGTTATCGTAAGAAGAACTCAGTTTGAGCTTAGAAAAGCAAAAGAAAGAGCGCACATTCTTGAAGGTTTCATGAAAGTGATCGGTTCTCAGGATTCTTTGGATAAAGCGATTTCAATCATCCGTCACTCTGCCAATCCGCAGGCTGCGAAAGAAGGATTGATCGAAGCTTTTGAACTTTCTGAAATTCAGGCTCAGGCAATTCTTGATTTACGTCTTGCACGTTTAACAGGAATGGAGCTTGATAAGATCCGTGATGAATATGATGCCATCATGAAAGAAATTGCAGATCTGGAAGATATTCTGGCAAACGAACCAAGAAGATTCCAGATCATCAAAGACGAATTAATTGAAGTTAAAGAAAAATACGGAGACGAAAGAAGAACCGAAATCGATTATTCAGGAGGGGAAATGTCTATCGAAGATATTATTCCGAACGAATCTGTGGTTCTTACCATTTCCCACGCAGGATACATTAAGAGAACTTCTCTTTCTGAATACAAAATCCAAAGCAGAGGCGGTGTAGGAAACAAAGCAGCAACCACAAGAGATGCAGACTTCCTTGAATATATTGTTTCGGCAACCAACCACCAATACATGCTCTTCTTTACCGAAAAAGGAAGATGTTACTGGTTAAGAGTATTTGAAATTCCGGAAGGCTCCAAAACAGCAAAAGGAAGAGCGGTACAGAACTTAATTAACATTGAACCGGACGATAAGATCAAAGCTTACATCAGAACCAACAACTTAAAAGATTCTGAATATGTAAACCAGATGAGCGTTGTGATGGTAACGAAAAACGGGACCATTAAGAAAACTTCACTTGAAGCATATTCAAGACCGAGAGTAAACGGGGTAAATGCTATTGAGATCAGAGACAATGACCAATTGTTAGGTGCTTATTTAACGAATGGTACTTCACAGATCATGATTGCTACCAAAAACGGTAAATGTATCCGTTTCCCTGAAGAAAAAGTAAGAGAAGTAGGAAGAGGATCGATCGGTGTTCGTGGTATTGCCATGGATGAAGACGATGAAGCAATCGGTATGATTGTTGTAAATGATGTGGAAAAAGAAACCGTACTCGTAGTGTCTGAAAAAGGATACGGAAAGAGAACTGCGGTAGAAGATTACAGAATTACCAATAGAGGAGGAAAAGGAGTTATCACGCTGAATATTACTGAAAAAACAGGTAATCTTATTGCTATTCAGAACGTAACGGATGAAGACGGATTAATGATCATTAACAAATCGGGAGTTGCCATCAGAATGGGAATGGACGAAATGAGAGTGATGGGTAGAAATACACAGGGTGTAAGACTGATTAATCTTAAAAAGAATGACGAAATTGCTGCTATTGCAAAAGTAGAAATGGATAAAGATGTGGAAGACGATTCTGAAGAAAACGAAGAAGGAGCTGTAGGATCGCTATTTGATAACCAGGAAAACAATACAGAAACACCTCAGGCGGAAAACGAAAATCCGGCAGAAGGAAATGAGAATTCTGAATCTGAAGAATAA
- a CDS encoding bacteriocin-like protein: protein MKNLKKLSKTDLKSVYGGQPKQYCVYCERLNKVVCSEVPIAQCP, encoded by the coding sequence ATGAAAAATTTAAAGAAGCTAAGCAAGACAGATCTGAAATCAGTATATGGCGGACAGCCGAAACAATACTGTGTTTACTGTGAAAGGCTCAACAAAGTTGTTTGCAGTGAAGTTCCGATTGCTCAATGTCCTTAA
- a CDS encoding DUF4286 family protein: protein MSILSITFHCTKNNLEAWENYMDETLVLMTENLMDVNQYILSEVHSDYIEEGKNYNLLLIFDNDELREDFIKSEMENIAERIEAKFGQEVMIFNTFLNPKKSRL from the coding sequence ATGAGCATATTAAGCATAACGTTCCACTGCACAAAAAATAATCTTGAAGCCTGGGAAAATTACATGGATGAAACTTTGGTTTTAATGACGGAAAATCTGATGGACGTTAATCAATATATCCTTTCTGAAGTACACAGTGATTATATTGAAGAAGGCAAAAACTATAATCTTCTGCTTATTTTTGATAATGACGAGCTGAGAGAAGATTTCATCAAAAGCGAAATGGAAAATATTGCTGAAAGAATTGAAGCAAAATTCGGACAGGAAGTTATGATTTTCAATACTTTTCTTAATCCTAAGAAATCGAGGCTTTAA
- a CDS encoding tetratricopeptide repeat protein, producing MRKLILGIAIVASAFVFGQKEDVNAKLQEANKVAMDAYNAKNYAAAAPKFMEVYNLLKTNGQDNKVYMYYSGLNYALANDIPQATKIYTDLINSGYTGVETTYTAKDNKTGQVASYDKNTWELLKKTSSKDYSDFKTEQSPSVEQDLYETLATLLINAKKNDEALALIEKGLAKFPNSSKLKEYQGSALYASGNTEKFMANLKEQLAKNPNDATNWYNLGVLQAKDPAMSTEAIASFQKAIELKPDFANAYQNLVYTVIGDDEKAVSEINALRKTKPDDATKLIEARKERFNKAIPYGEKWLQAMPTDLTAVQIMKDVYNTAKNTAKYNEMKAKEAELAAKQPAK from the coding sequence ATGAGAAAACTAATTTTAGGTATAGCTATTGTTGCATCTGCTTTCGTTTTCGGACAAAAAGAAGATGTTAATGCAAAACTGCAGGAAGCCAATAAAGTTGCAATGGACGCTTACAATGCGAAAAATTATGCAGCAGCGGCTCCTAAATTCATGGAAGTTTATAACTTACTGAAAACAAACGGGCAGGACAATAAAGTATATATGTATTACTCAGGATTGAATTATGCTTTGGCAAACGATATCCCTCAGGCTACAAAAATATATACAGACCTTATCAATTCCGGTTATACAGGTGTTGAAACCACCTATACTGCAAAAGATAACAAAACAGGTCAGGTGGCGAGTTATGATAAAAATACCTGGGAATTACTGAAGAAAACATCTTCAAAAGATTATTCAGACTTCAAAACAGAACAGTCTCCAAGTGTTGAACAGGATTTATATGAGACTTTGGCAACTTTATTAATCAATGCAAAGAAAAATGATGAAGCTTTAGCATTAATTGAAAAAGGACTGGCTAAATTTCCGAACAGCTCAAAACTGAAAGAATATCAGGGAAGTGCACTGTATGCATCAGGAAATACAGAAAAGTTCATGGCAAATTTAAAGGAACAATTGGCTAAAAACCCTAATGATGCGACCAACTGGTACAATTTAGGAGTTCTTCAGGCAAAAGATCCTGCAATGTCAACAGAAGCCATCGCTTCTTTCCAGAAAGCAATCGAATTAAAGCCTGATTTTGCTAATGCTTATCAGAACTTAGTATACACTGTAATCGGAGATGATGAAAAAGCTGTATCTGAAATCAATGCATTAAGAAAAACAAAACCGGACGACGCTACAAAATTAATTGAAGCGAGAAAGGAAAGATTCAACAAAGCAATTCCTTACGGAGAAAAATGGCTTCAGGCAATGCCGACAGATCTTACTGCTGTTCAGATCATGAAAGATGTTTACAACACAGCTAAGAATACGGCAAAGTATAACGAAATGAAAGCTAAAGAAGCTGAATTGGCAGCAAAACAACCTGCTAAATAA
- a CDS encoding GNAT family N-acetyltransferase — MNYELREMLPKDEIRVLEIFRQGIEGGKSTFETTVPTAEAWNMDYYNDCRWVLENERNEVVGWCALKPVSKRESYKGVAEVSVYFDNEYQGKGLGSVLLKKMILDSEDHGFWTLQVNIFPENEGALKAHQKNGFRIVGTRKKIGKLNGGWKDVIMLERRSEVIF; from the coding sequence ATGAACTACGAGCTTAGAGAAATGCTTCCGAAAGACGAGATCAGAGTGTTAGAAATTTTCAGACAGGGAATTGAAGGCGGAAAATCGACCTTCGAAACAACTGTTCCTACTGCTGAAGCGTGGAATATGGATTATTACAACGACTGCCGATGGGTTTTGGAAAATGAAAGAAATGAAGTTGTTGGCTGGTGTGCGCTGAAGCCGGTAAGCAAAAGAGAAAGTTATAAAGGCGTTGCAGAAGTAAGTGTTTATTTTGATAATGAGTATCAGGGAAAAGGTTTAGGATCTGTTTTGCTGAAAAAGATGATTCTGGACAGTGAAGATCATGGGTTCTGGACTCTGCAGGTGAATATATTTCCGGAAAATGAAGGTGCGCTGAAAGCACATCAGAAAAATGGTTTCAGAATCGTAGGAACGAGAAAGAAAATAGGAAAGCTGAATGGCGGGTGGAAAGATGTAATTATGCTTGAAAGAAGAAGCGAGGTAATATTTTAA
- the uvrA gene encoding excinuclease ABC subunit UvrA gives MSKSTEYIEVYGAREHNLKNINVKIPRNELVVITGLSGSGKSSLAFDTIFAEGQRRYIETFSAYARQFLGGLERPDVDKIEGLSPVIAIEQKTTNKNPRSTVGTVTELYDFLRLLFARVSDAYSQTTGKKLVSYTEEQILETIKENYKGEKIMLMAPVVRSRKGHYHELFVQMAKKGYGQARIDGELQDIEYDLKLDRYKTHDIDIVIDRWIIGESASEARMEKSLRTAMEMGEGLIGIQKLGTKDIEYFSKNLMDAETGHSLALPEPNTFSFNSPKGSCPSCKGLGTIKKINTDYFVENPKLSINQGGLLPLEDLKSNKWVLSQIKNILEIFGLGMATPIQDIPEEALDYIYNGCHKEFNKDLKYAGITKKIKISFDGLIPFMEEIIEERESYEAILLERHFTTEETCPECKGTRLQPSSLSFKIDGKNIAEVNALSLIDLKDWLADVKDKFSEKNAIIAHEILKEIETRLQFLLDVGLDYLSLSRSSKTLSGGESQRIRLATQIGSQLVNVLYILDEPSIGLHQRDNERLINSLKNLRDIGNSVLVVEHDKDMILEADEVLDIGPRAGKFGGEILWQGKPKDLVKADTITAQYINGKRKIEVPAERRKGNGKNIVLKGASGNNLKNVTLDIPLGKLVVVSGISGSGKSSLINGTLYPILNKHFYRAVQEPLPYKKIEGLEHIDKIVDVDQTPIGRTPRSNPATYTGMFTDIRNLFAELPESKIRGYKPGRFSFNVKGGRCETCQGGGLKVIEMNFLPDVYVHCETCNGKRFNRETLEVRYKGKSISDVLDMTIDEAVEFFQPIPKIFAKVKTLQDVGLGYITLGQQSTTLSGGEAQRIKLATELAKRQTGNTLYILDEPTTGLHFEDVKILMDAINQLVELGNSFIIIEHNMDVIKLADHIIDVGPEGGKHGGQIVAQGTPEEIVKSKKSLTGKFLKRELE, from the coding sequence ATGAGTAAATCAACAGAATATATAGAAGTTTACGGCGCACGTGAACATAATCTTAAAAACATCAATGTAAAAATTCCACGCAACGAACTAGTCGTAATTACAGGACTTTCGGGAAGCGGAAAATCATCCTTGGCTTTTGATACGATTTTTGCGGAAGGACAGCGTCGATATATCGAAACGTTTTCTGCGTACGCAAGACAGTTTCTGGGAGGTCTGGAACGTCCCGATGTCGATAAAATTGAAGGATTATCTCCTGTAATTGCCATCGAACAGAAAACCACCAACAAAAACCCGCGTTCTACCGTAGGAACCGTAACGGAGCTGTACGATTTCTTACGTCTTCTGTTTGCCAGAGTTTCCGATGCGTATTCTCAAACAACAGGAAAAAAACTGGTAAGTTATACCGAAGAACAAATCTTAGAAACCATCAAAGAAAATTACAAAGGCGAGAAAATCATGCTGATGGCGCCTGTGGTAAGATCCAGAAAGGGACATTACCACGAACTTTTTGTGCAGATGGCAAAAAAAGGATACGGACAGGCAAGAATTGATGGTGAACTGCAGGACATTGAATATGATCTGAAACTCGACCGTTATAAAACCCACGATATCGACATCGTCATTGACCGCTGGATTATCGGGGAATCTGCTTCCGAAGCGAGAATGGAAAAATCTCTTCGTACGGCGATGGAAATGGGAGAGGGACTGATCGGAATTCAGAAACTGGGAACGAAGGACATCGAATATTTTTCTAAAAATTTAATGGATGCCGAAACCGGTCATTCACTGGCTCTGCCGGAACCGAATACGTTTTCTTTCAACTCTCCGAAAGGAAGCTGCCCAAGCTGTAAAGGTTTGGGAACCATCAAGAAGATCAATACAGATTATTTTGTTGAAAATCCGAAATTATCTATTAATCAGGGTGGTTTATTGCCATTGGAAGACTTGAAGTCTAATAAATGGGTACTTTCTCAGATCAAAAATATATTAGAAATTTTCGGATTAGGAATGGCAACTCCGATTCAGGATATTCCGGAAGAAGCGTTAGACTATATTTATAACGGCTGTCATAAAGAATTCAACAAAGATTTAAAATACGCCGGAATTACGAAAAAAATCAAAATCAGCTTTGACGGTCTGATTCCTTTCATGGAAGAAATTATCGAAGAAAGGGAATCTTATGAAGCGATTTTGCTGGAAAGACATTTCACTACTGAAGAAACCTGTCCGGAATGTAAAGGAACCCGTCTTCAGCCTTCAAGTTTAAGCTTTAAAATCGACGGAAAGAATATTGCAGAAGTTAATGCTTTAAGTTTAATTGATTTAAAGGACTGGCTTGCTGATGTTAAGGATAAATTTTCTGAGAAAAATGCCATCATTGCGCATGAAATTTTAAAGGAAATTGAAACAAGGCTTCAGTTTTTATTAGACGTAGGTTTAGATTATTTGAGTCTGAGCAGAAGTTCAAAAACACTTTCCGGAGGAGAATCTCAGAGAATTCGTCTGGCTACACAGATTGGTTCTCAATTGGTGAATGTTCTCTATATTTTAGACGAGCCTTCGATTGGGTTGCACCAGAGAGACAATGAAAGACTGATTAATTCTTTAAAGAATCTTCGGGATATCGGAAATTCTGTTCTGGTGGTAGAGCATGATAAAGACATGATTCTGGAAGCCGATGAGGTTTTGGATATCGGTCCGAGAGCCGGAAAGTTCGGCGGAGAAATTCTGTGGCAGGGAAAACCGAAAGATCTGGTAAAAGCAGATACGATTACGGCACAGTATATTAACGGAAAAAGAAAAATTGAAGTTCCTGCGGAAAGACGTAAAGGAAACGGAAAAAATATCGTTTTAAAAGGAGCAAGCGGAAATAACCTGAAAAACGTAACGCTGGATATTCCTCTGGGAAAACTGGTGGTGGTTTCGGGGATTTCGGGAAGCGGAAAATCTTCGCTTATCAACGGAACATTGTATCCGATTTTAAATAAACATTTTTACAGGGCGGTTCAGGAACCTTTGCCGTACAAAAAAATCGAAGGTCTTGAACACATTGATAAAATTGTAGATGTAGACCAGACTCCGATCGGAAGAACGCCGCGCTCGAATCCTGCAACCTACACCGGAATGTTTACCGACATCCGAAATCTGTTTGCGGAATTGCCGGAAAGTAAAATCCGAGGTTATAAACCGGGAAGATTCTCTTTCAATGTAAAAGGCGGAAGATGCGAAACTTGTCAGGGAGGCGGTTTGAAAGTAATTGAAATGAACTTTTTACCGGATGTGTACGTTCACTGCGAAACCTGTAACGGAAAACGTTTTAACAGGGAAACTCTTGAAGTGCGTTACAAAGGAAAATCGATTTCCGATGTATTGGATATGACGATTGATGAAGCGGTGGAATTTTTCCAGCCGATTCCGAAGATCTTTGCGAAGGTAAAAACGCTGCAGGATGTCGGTTTGGGTTATATTACGTTGGGACAGCAATCAACCACGCTTTCGGGAGGAGAAGCGCAGCGTATTAAATTAGCCACAGAACTGGCAAAAAGACAAACCGGAAATACGTTATATATTCTCGACGAACCCACAACAGGACTGCATTTTGAAGATGTAAAAATCTTAATGGATGCGATTAACCAATTGGTGGAATTAGGAAATTCTTTCATTATCATCGAACATAATATGGATGTGATCAAATTAGCCGATCATATCATCGATGTTGGTCCGGAAGGCGGAAAACACGGCGGACAGATCGTTGCGCAGGGAACACCTGAGGAAATTGTGAAGTCGAAGAAGAGTTTGACGGGGAAGTTTTTGAAGAGGGAGTTGGAGTAA
- a CDS encoding DUF421 domain-containing protein, which yields MNPILDVVLRSLCVYLFMVIGIRVFGKNQLSQLNAGDVVLLLLISNAVQNAMVGQDTSLQGGLIAALVLFAANFTLKRIMFRSPSFKSFMEEDPVILIKDGVVDEKALNKVKITSDELEEAVREHGVGGFDEVRLAVLEVDGNISVVSEDNKSKQTHYSRIKRKNKRKYH from the coding sequence GTGAATCCCATTTTAGATGTCGTTCTGCGCTCTCTTTGTGTTTATCTTTTCATGGTGATCGGAATCCGTGTTTTCGGGAAAAATCAGCTTTCGCAGCTTAATGCGGGAGATGTAGTCTTACTGCTTTTAATTTCTAATGCTGTGCAGAATGCCATGGTAGGACAGGATACTTCGCTTCAGGGAGGACTGATTGCCGCTCTGGTTCTTTTTGCGGCTAATTTCACCTTAAAAAGAATCATGTTCAGAAGTCCTTCTTTTAAAAGTTTTATGGAAGAAGATCCCGTTATACTTATCAAAGATGGCGTTGTTGACGAAAAAGCTTTAAATAAAGTAAAAATAACTTCGGATGAGCTGGAAGAAGCGGTAAGAGAACATGGTGTCGGAGGTTTCGATGAGGTAAGACTTGCTGTACTGGAAGTGGATGGAAACATCAGTGTGGTTTCCGAGGATAATAAAAGCAAACAGACGCATTATTCAAGAATTAAAAGAAAAAACAAACGAAAATATCATTAG
- a CDS encoding NACHT domain-containing protein — protein MEIKLNASKLKWQVSTKEIIKNIFDFNWGSVITDIVDIEKDEESIAFLLLFNTTRKTIYELLTKYLKQELSKIENLGVKNRLLEQEIKEFFESEITITKDFFYNVIQYNPKYLTKSFRIFKKYADELDLKLSSDIHYDYYELFRVILNNEFQGDKDKYSKLIQYFDNPIYEETLKQTFLFDHYKIIASYYTSRLQPEVEAAKETLQDLYIEPNFTVFRKNIIKDIPQNYNFESIGENNIHKFINDYFFKNLKHPELKSNYKMLFLLGQPGQGKTSFSYKVVSDYITSSFGLPEIPIFFVKIRDLVAKDFINSPFEVLFKKFSSNFNFEKEKGILILDGLDEAYMSGGISDNDLRNLYDRLNKDGSENLKIILTSRKNYVNLNDACVDNSLVIELANFTNKQVIDYKNKFLKFYPNNQFIKKLDAIINEDKKNKYKHIQELIRQPVIVYFIALANIDVERLNSKAAIYSKIFSSLSERSWDKRKGQLDFVNKTLPKQKYQYLLRDFIRNIAFEIYQSPNLYITVSKLSSLEATKIFVKKCFEESFVSNEDNFKKVTKYLLISFYFQESKNSIVETAIEFFHNSLWEYLTAEYIWEKFKDLFLTKDRYDEYVTIDIKEYFHLLDKIIGIKELSYQVKINLIDIILSEDAFVLRDLKRQANKLFYRLSDCDFLLFYNNEINVLSSNTKAVEIFELSFTIHNTLDIALKELTEVNENFVKFFALNNFRYHHIGGEIQNISALAQIFLPNGFSVDISNCLFEDLFNQEFSNFSFNNIIFRKGQFRNCYFDECNFLNTYFVEMIIIKTTFIKNNFMDSKFHNVSFLSVDTYKIFRDSNYFNYDFENVHVIEENDEGGCEIKLKDFSFETIKQGFYKRLKYSNSIPQHRMV, from the coding sequence ATGGAAATTAAACTAAATGCTTCAAAACTAAAATGGCAAGTAAGTACAAAAGAAATAATTAAAAATATCTTCGATTTTAATTGGGGTTCTGTAATAACAGATATAGTTGATATTGAAAAGGATGAAGAATCCATTGCATTTTTACTACTATTTAACACAACTAGAAAAACAATATACGAATTACTTACAAAATATCTTAAACAAGAACTTAGTAAGATTGAAAATTTAGGTGTAAAAAATCGTTTATTAGAACAAGAAATTAAAGAATTTTTTGAAAGTGAAATTACAATTACAAAAGATTTTTTTTATAATGTGATTCAATATAATCCTAAATATTTAACAAAATCTTTCAGAATTTTTAAAAAATATGCTGACGAATTAGACTTAAAATTATCATCTGATATACACTATGATTATTATGAGTTGTTCAGAGTGATACTCAACAATGAATTTCAAGGAGATAAAGACAAATATTCGAAGTTAATTCAGTATTTTGACAATCCAATATATGAAGAAACACTAAAACAAACATTTTTATTTGACCATTATAAGATAATTGCTTCTTACTATACTTCAAGATTACAACCTGAAGTTGAAGCTGCAAAGGAGACGTTGCAAGATTTATATATTGAACCAAATTTTACTGTATTTCGAAAAAACATAATTAAGGACATTCCACAAAATTATAATTTTGAATCAATAGGTGAAAATAATATTCATAAATTCATAAATGATTATTTTTTTAAAAATTTAAAACATCCTGAGTTGAAAAGTAATTACAAAATGCTATTTCTCTTAGGACAACCTGGTCAAGGTAAAACATCATTTTCTTATAAAGTAGTAAGTGACTATATAACTTCATCTTTTGGATTGCCAGAAATTCCTATATTTTTTGTTAAAATAAGAGACTTAGTGGCTAAAGATTTTATAAATAGTCCATTTGAAGTTCTTTTTAAAAAATTTTCTTCTAATTTTAATTTTGAAAAAGAAAAAGGTATTTTAATTTTAGATGGATTAGATGAAGCCTATATGAGTGGTGGGATTTCTGATAACGATCTAAGAAATTTATATGATAGACTTAACAAGGATGGGAGTGAAAATTTAAAAATAATTTTAACCTCTAGAAAAAATTACGTTAATTTAAACGATGCTTGCGTTGATAATTCGTTAGTTATAGAATTGGCTAATTTTACAAATAAACAAGTTATTGACTACAAAAATAAATTCTTGAAATTTTATCCGAATAATCAATTTATAAAAAAATTGGATGCGATTATTAATGAAGATAAAAAAAATAAATACAAGCATATTCAAGAATTAATCCGTCAACCAGTCATAGTATATTTTATTGCATTAGCAAATATTGATGTTGAGAGATTAAATTCAAAAGCAGCGATTTACAGTAAAATTTTTAGTTCATTATCTGAAAGAAGTTGGGATAAAAGAAAAGGACAATTGGATTTTGTTAACAAAACGTTGCCAAAACAAAAGTATCAATATCTTTTGAGAGACTTTATTAGAAATATAGCATTCGAAATTTATCAGTCACCTAATTTATATATTACTGTAAGTAAATTGAGCAGCTTAGAAGCTACAAAAATATTCGTAAAAAAGTGTTTCGAGGAAAGTTTTGTATCAAATGAGGATAATTTTAAAAAAGTTACAAAATATTTGTTAATCAGTTTTTACTTTCAAGAATCGAAAAATTCAATAGTTGAAACAGCTATTGAATTTTTCCATAATTCTCTTTGGGAATATCTGACAGCAGAGTATATTTGGGAAAAATTTAAAGATTTGTTTTTAACGAAAGATAGGTATGATGAATATGTTACTATAGATATTAAAGAATATTTTCATTTATTAGATAAAATTATTGGAATAAAAGAACTTTCTTATCAAGTTAAGATAAATTTAATTGATATAATTCTTAGTGAAGACGCATTTGTTCTAAGAGATTTAAAAAGACAGGCAAATAAGTTGTTTTATAGGTTGAGTGATTGTGATTTTTTATTATTTTACAATAATGAAATTAATGTTTTATCATCTAACACAAAAGCTGTAGAGATATTTGAATTATCATTCACCATTCATAATACTTTAGATATTGCACTAAAAGAACTCACCGAAGTGAATGAAAACTTTGTGAAATTTTTTGCTTTAAATAATTTTAGATATCATCATATAGGTGGAGAAATCCAGAATATAAGTGCTTTAGCTCAAATTTTTTTGCCAAATGGTTTTAGTGTCGATATTAGTAATTGTCTATTTGAAGATCTCTTTAATCAAGAGTTTTCGAATTTTAGCTTTAATAACATTATTTTTAGAAAAGGTCAATTTAGAAATTGTTATTTCGATGAATGTAATTTTTTAAATACATACTTTGTTGAAATGATTATTATAAAGACTACATTTATAAAAAACAATTTTATGGATTCTAAATTTCACAATGTTTCTTTTTTGTCTGTTGATACGTACAAAATATTTAGAGATAGCAATTATTTTAATTATGATTTCGAAAATGTACATGTTATTGAAGAAAATGATGAAGGTGGATGTGAAATAAAATTAAAAGATTTCTCTTTTGAAACCATTAAACAGGGCTTCTATAAAAGATTAAAATATTCAAACTCAATTCCTCAACATAGAATGGTCTAA